The Gemmatimonadaceae bacterium DNA segment CGCCGGGCACGCCGCCAGGCAACTGCCGGAAGAGTGAGAGCGACGTGTACACGTAGCGCCCGCGGCCCATCGGGAGGTCGAGGATGGCCCCACGCTGCTCGGGTTCGTCGGGGTCCTGCATCGCAATCGGCGTGCGGTAGTCGGCGGGGATCGTGCTCGGCATATAGAGGGCGCGCTCCTGCACCCAGTCAGACCAGTCGGCGTCGGTGATGCGGTTGGGCCAGCGCAGCAGCTTGCTCTGCGCATCCAGGATGCGTACCGGCGCATCCTCACGCGTTACGCGGGCCGCCGGCCGCGTGAACTGCACTCGCTGCGGCATCATCCCCGGCTGGGCCATCTCGAACTGGCCGTACTGCACCACCAAGGTTCCGCCGCCGCGCACCCACTCGAACAACCGCGGGTTGGCCACCTGCAGTTCCACGCTGGTCTCGTAGGCCCGCGGCCCGATGACCACCGTCGAGTACTGGGTAAGGTCCAACAGCGGCAGTTGCGCCGCCTCGAGCACCGTCACCGGGATGTCCAGCTGCTGCAGCACCGGCGCCACCGCGTCGGACACGCCGCGCACGTAGGCCACACGCAGGGCGCGCGGCACCTGCACCGGCACCGCCAAGAGGTAGGCCGCCGACTGCCGATACAGGCGCTGCGGGCGGATGTGCGGATACTCGATCGTCGAGAACCCTTCCACGTACAGCGTGCCCTCGCTCTCGGCCGCGACGCCGAAGTCGTGCCGGCCCTCGCGCAGGCGGCCGACGAGGGTGAGGTAGATCTCCTGCGTCGCGCCCGGCGCGAGGACCACTGAATCCGGCAAGCCGCTCACGCGCAGCCCCGGCGGCACCAAGGTACGAAAGCGCAGCGTGCGCGGCCGCGTGGTGAACGAGCGCAGCGTCACCCGCAGGCGCCGGTCGAGCTCCGTGTCGGCGCGCACGTACTCCAGCGTACGGTCCAGCGCGATGGTGATGGGCGGCACGCCGCCCACCGGTCGGTTCTGCTCGCCGAGCACCGGATCGGCAAAGCGGTACACCACCTCGCCCGCGTCGAGCGTCGCACCATAGCCGGCGATCATCACGCCGACCTTGAGGTCGGTGACGCGACGGCTGCCCTCCGCCACGCTGACGCTCGGGATGAGTTCCTGCCGCACACCTGCCGAGACGCGCGCGAGTCCGTCGGCCGGTGACTGCATATCGCGGAACATCGCCGTGCCGCCGCGCGTGCCCACCCACCAGGGGCGGCTGTCCACGAGGCCGAGCGCCCAGGCGTTGATCGTCGTGTCTGCGCCCGGCGCAATCGTCACCGTCCCGCCGAGCGGCAACGTCCGCAGGCCGTGCGTCTCGATCGTGCGGAGCTCCACCGGATGGATGCCGCGGTTGTACACGTTGATGCGCACCGGCAGCGAATCGCCAAAGGCGACCAGCTCCTGCTGCGCGGTGGCCTCGATCAAGACGCCGCTAGCCGCCGCGAGCGCCGCCCTCGCGCGTTGCAGGCTGCCTTCGACGGCGGCGTCGAGCTCCGTCGTCTCGTCGTCGCAGAGCACCGGCGGACCGCTGATGCCGGTGTAGCGCGTTACGGGAACGAGCTGGCAGCGCGGCACCGCCGTGCGCACGTACTCGAGTGTCGTCACCACGCGCGCCAGCCCCGGCACGATGTCACCCGGACGCCGCAGGTCGAGCACACGCTGCAGCGAGTCGAGCCGCGACGGCACGCCGACCAGCGCCGAGCCGCGCGCGCCGGCGAGCCGCGCCAAGCGCACGAACGAGGTGTCGAGCCCGTCGAAGAGCGACTGCTCCGCCTCGGGCGGCGTGTCGGCATTCACGCGCGTCTGCTCGCGCAGCAGGCGCGTCTGCACGGCCCCGCGCCGCTGCACCGCCCCGAAGCCCTGCGAGCGGTGCTGCGAGCGGCTCTCGCCCGCGATCTCCGCCGGCGAGCGCCCGAGCACCGGGTCGTAGCGCCCCGCCTCGATGGTCAGCGGCGCGGCGCGGCCGCGCACGCCGTGGTAGAACTTGGCCGGCGTCCACGGCCGGCCGTGCGTCGCCACCGGGAACCGGATGGTATCCATCGCCGCCGCGAAGGCCTCGCGCGCCAACAGCCCGCTCGCCTCGTGGTGTCCGTGCCCGTCGGCGCGCGTGCCGCTGAACACCGCGACCATCACGTGCGGCTTGAAGGCGCGGATCACCCGCACGACATCGCCGAGGATGGCCTCGCGGTCCCACTGCGTGAAGGTCTCCTCCGCGTGCTTGGAGAAGCCGAAGTCGTAGGCGCGCGTGAAGTATTGCGTGGCGCCATCCACCCGGCGCGCCGTCAGCAACTCTTCGGTGCGGATGGTGCCCAGCGCCTCGCCCAGCTCGTTGCCGATGAGGTTCTGCCCACCGTCACCGCGCGTCAGCGAGAGATACGCCGCGTGCACCTGGTGCCCGCGCACCAGCGCCGCCAGCAGGTTCGTGTCCTCGTCATCCGGATGCGCTGCGACCATCAGCACGCGCCCGGTAACGGTGATGCCGCGCAGCAGCTGGTCCAACGCGGCCGCGCCGCGCTCCTGCCCGAAGGCAAGGCGCGGCGCGCTGAGCATCGTGCACAGGACGCCGGCCCAGAGGCCGGCGCGCCACCGCGCCAGCCTCACGGCGTCTTCATCGCCATCGCCGTCACGCGGCGGGCGCCCGTGTGCCGCACCGTCGCCGACAGCGCCTCGGTGATGATCCGCTTCTGCTCTTCCGCGTGCGTCGACGGATAGCCCTCCGCCGGGCTCGCCCGCTCCGGACGGCCGTAGTAGCGGATCACCAGCGCATTGCCGGTGGACACGCGCAGGCGCGGCGCCACGAACGTCCACGCGCCCATATTCTTCGGCTCCTCCTGCACCCACGCGACTTCGTCGATGTTCGGGTAGAGGTCGACGATGCGTGCGACCTCATCGTGCGGCCAGGGATACAGTTCCTCGACGCGCACCACCGCCACGCGCTCGGGAACGCCCGCCGCGAGCAGGTCGTAGTAGACCTTGCCGGTGCAGAACACCAGCCGCTTCACGTCCTCGCGCTTCTCGGCGCCCTTCGGATCGTCGATCACGGGGCGGAAGCTTCCTTCCGACAGGTCCTTGATGCTGCTCGACGCCTGTGCGAGGCGCAGCAGCGACTTGGGCTGCATCAGCACCAGCGGCCGCCGCGCGAGCTTGGCCTGCCGCCGCAGGATGTGGAAGTACTGCGCCGGCGAGCTCGGGTACGCGACGCGCAGGTTGCCCTCGGCGCAGAGCTGCAGGAAGCGCTCGAGGCGGGCGCTGGAATGTTCCGGACCCTGCCCTTCGTAGCCGTGCGGCAACAGCAGCACGAGTCCGGAGTCCTGCGCCCACTTCGCGCGGTCCGACGCGATGAACTGGTCGATGACGGGCTGCGCGACGTTGGCGAAGTCGCCGAACTGCGCCTCCCAGAGCGTCAGCGTGTCCGTGGCGGCGACGCTGAAGCCGTACTCGAAGCCAAGCACCGCCATCTCGGACAGGGCGGAGTTGTAGATCTCGATCTTGCCCTTGGCACCTGGCAGCGCGGAGAGCGGCAC contains these protein-coding regions:
- a CDS encoding PIG-L family deacetylase, which codes for MRLARWRAGLWAGVLCTMLSAPRLAFGQERGAAALDQLLRGITVTGRVLMVAAHPDDEDTNLLAALVRGHQVHAAYLSLTRGDGGQNLIGNELGEALGTIRTEELLTARRVDGATQYFTRAYDFGFSKHAEETFTQWDREAILGDVVRVIRAFKPHVMVAVFSGTRADGHGHHEASGLLAREAFAAAMDTIRFPVATHGRPWTPAKFYHGVRGRAAPLTIEAGRYDPVLGRSPAEIAGESRSQHRSQGFGAVQRRGAVQTRLLREQTRVNADTPPEAEQSLFDGLDTSFVRLARLAGARGSALVGVPSRLDSLQRVLDLRRPGDIVPGLARVVTTLEYVRTAVPRCQLVPVTRYTGISGPPVLCDDETTELDAAVEGSLQRARAALAAASGVLIEATAQQELVAFGDSLPVRINVYNRGIHPVELRTIETHGLRTLPLGGTVTIAPGADTTINAWALGLVDSRPWWVGTRGGTAMFRDMQSPADGLARVSAGVRQELIPSVSVAEGSRRVTDLKVGVMIAGYGATLDAGEVVYRFADPVLGEQNRPVGGVPPITIALDRTLEYVRADTELDRRLRVTLRSFTTRPRTLRFRTLVPPGLRVSGLPDSVVLAPGATQEIYLTLVGRLREGRHDFGVAAESEGTLYVEGFSTIEYPHIRPQRLYRQSAAYLLAVPVQVPRALRVAYVRGVSDAVAPVLQQLDIPVTVLEAAQLPLLDLTQYSTVVIGPRAYETSVELQVANPRLFEWVRGGGTLVVQYGQFEMAQPGMMPQRVQFTRPAARVTREDAPVRILDAQSKLLRWPNRITDADWSDWVQERALYMPSTIPADYRTPIAMQDPDEPEQRGAILDLPMGRGRYVYTSLSLFRQLPGGVPGGARLMVNLLSAGLPIEPSR